The window TTTGTAAATTCTGCTTTGACCGTTCTCCGGTTGATTGAGAGCTTCTATAAGATCGCGTGTTGAAGTAAAATTGTGTATGGTTTTAAAATCACTTCTTTTACTGGTGAAATATAAAACATTCGAAGAGGGATCGATAAACGGACAATAATCCATTTGTTTTGAATTGATTTCATTGCCCAGGTTCATGGCTTTTACCCATTCACCCTTTTCGTTTTTATAGCTGATATATAAATCGCCACTGCCCGCTCCGTCATTTCTGTTATAAGCGCTGAAGATCATATAGGATTCGTCAGGAGCTACATAGGCATTAAATTCATATCCTTCAGTATTGATGGTTTCGTTTAATGATGAAGGTTGCGCGTATGATGAGCCGTTCCACTCACTATAGAAAATATCATCTTTACCTTTAGTGCCAGAACGGTTGCTTGTGAAGTATAAGCTGTTATTAGCAACGACCGAAGGGTAAAACTCATCTTCGGGTGTATTTATGGGAGGCCCCGGATTGATTGGCGCTCCCCACTGAGCATTAATATCGGTCCTTTCAACATACCATATGTCGTAGTCTTTCGTGTTGTCAGTAGCTGAATTTACAGGTCTGTTAGATACGAAGTACAGTCGACGGTTGTCAGGAGATAGAAAAGGCTCCAAATCACTATATCTTCCTGAAAAAGAAACTATTTCAGGCTTATCCCATTGTCCGTTTACTTTGTGGACCCGGACAATAACAGATACTTCTCCAAGCAGACTCTGTACAGTCAGGTATGCTTCATTTCCTGTTTGGGAAATGGTAAAATCACGTATGTTATTAAACCCTTCAGGATGGATGAATACGGGCAGTACATTTTTATGTGATTGACCGTAAGATGTTATAACGGAGAGAGCCAGAGCTATAAACAGTAGTTTGGTGTTTTTCATAT of the Zhouia spongiae genome contains:
- a CDS encoding TolB family protein, with amino-acid sequence MKNTKLLFIALALSVITSYGQSHKNVLPVFIHPEGFNNIRDFTISQTGNEAYLTVQSLLGEVSVIVRVHKVNGQWDKPEIVSFSGRYSDLEPFLSPDNRRLYFVSNRPVNSATDNTKDYDIWYVERTDINAQWGAPINPGPPINTPEDEFYPSVVANNSLYFTSNRSGTKGKDDIFYSEWNGSSYAQPSSLNETINTEGYEFNAYVAPDESYMIFSAYNRNDGAGSGDLYISYKNEKGEWVKAMNLGNEINSKQMDYCPFIDPSSNVLYFTSKRSDFKTIHNFTSTRDLIEALNQPENGQSRIYKVTIGNIVKE